The window atgtccgtccccccctcacccatgtccgtccccccctcacccatgtccgtccccccctcacccatgtccgtcccccctcacccatgtccgtccccccctcacccatgtccgtcccccccctcacccatgtccgtcccccccctcacccatgtccatcccccctccttacccatgtccatcctcacccatgtccatccccctccttacccatgtccatcccccctcctcacccatgtccatcccccctccgcacccatgtccatcctcacCCAtttccatccccccctcacccatgtccatccccccctcttcTCACCCATTTCCATCCCccttctcacccatgtccatcctcccccctcacccatgtttattctcctgtcacccatgtccacccccctgtccatccctgtcacccaggtTCACCCCAGTCTACTCCTTGTCAcccacacacctctacacccctctgccaccctgtACACTCTttttacacccatctgtcacccatatgcactcctctacacccctctgtcacccatgtacactcctctacacccctctgtcacccatgtacacccctctgccacccatgtatactcctctacacccctctgccacccatgtgtcttttacacccatctgtcactcctctatcacccatgtacacccctctgccacccatgtacactcctctacacccctctgtcacttctccacacccctctgtcacccatgtacacccccgttacccatgtacacccctctgtcacccatgtaaactcctctacacccctctgccactcatgtacactcctctgcaacccatgtacactcctctacacacctctgtcgcccatgtacacccctctgccaaccatgtacactcttttacacccatttgtcacccctctatcacccatgtacactcctctacacccctctgtcacccatgtacactcctctacacccctctgccacccatgtacactcctctatacccctctgccacccatgtacactcctctacacccctctgccaccactgtaaacccctctctcacccccgtacactcctttacacacctgtctcccctgtacacccctcttttacccctttacacctatacgcccctgtattcctcttcatttgtaaaaggggaatctggaggctaatgcggagcctaatagatttgttttgcaggtttaacggtgaagagttgtggctggaagaaatggtcaggacCAGACGGAGAAGAACATGGAACAATGcttatcagagaagacgtcacatgtgagttgctgtataaagcagcactttaaactacatacccactgataaatagatattggataTTGTGTATTGCGGCCTTtttcctttattttaattttttaaattttttttaattttgtcaacTTCTGTAGAGGTGCCACACGATTATTTTTTTTCGCGGGGTGCCAGgagccaaaaaaggttgggaaacactgctctagatcatTCAGTCacctgagcatatgtacagtacactgcaatacttaTGTTTTGCGGTGTACTGCTATTTTGCCTTTAAAAAGGCAGCTGGCTGCCTTGACAACCAATTAAGCCGATCAGAGAACTGACTGGGGTGACAGTGACAACATCTACATTATTTGAGCACTTAGAGGTTAAGCCCTCTAGGATTGTTGCaagatttcagctctgaagctTGCAAAATTGCTCATGCAGATTTTTACATACAGGCTGTAAGTAAAGAATAGTAAAGTATATtgcccaacaaaaagaattccaaAGGCACTCACCTAGTACTGTGTGACTTCTTTGTTTTATAACATAAATGCAGGATAAGGTGGCCTTATGCCGCTACAAGTGTAAGACGCCAGTGCATTAAGgttggtgactagagatgagcgaacttacagtagattcgatttgtcacgaacttctcggctcggcagttgatgacttatcctgcataaattagttcagctttcaggtcctCCCGTGggccggaaaaggtggatacagtcctaggagactctttcctaggactgaatccaccttttccagcccaccggagcacatgaaagctgaactaatttatgcaggataagtcatcaactgccgagccgagaagttcgtgacgaatcgaatttactgtaaattcgctcatctctattggtgacagctgtttctttccattAGGAACTTGAACAGACCATGTAGAATTGATATCAGAGTCTTCCTATAGCactgtgtttagttttttttcaaatagATCTTAAGTATTTATATACATGTAGTTGTATTTCACAACACTGTTCTATTTGTATGCATTTTTCCACTCACCTGTGCTTCACGTCACTAGAAGGGGAGTGTACATAAGGAGGAGTTCATAGCTTAGAGGAAATGGTCTAAGTTCCTagcggaaagaaacagctgtcacctaTCTTAACACACTGGTGTCTTACACTAGTAGTGGCATATGGCTGCCTTATCCTGCATTCGTGTTATAAAATAAAGAAGTCACACAGTACTCGGTGAGTGCCCTTGGAATTCTCTTTATTGGACATTATAATGTACTGCTATGCTATGCAAAAGAGCACCATCAATTCGGACTGGTGTGCATTCACACGTTCACCACAGTAAGCCACACATTAAGGCAGACCGGAGCTAAGGGGATACTTGCAGTGCCTGcactctctgttttttttttcttaattgtaAAATATATTGCAATTCATAAACTGTAAAGTGGGATGACCAGATAATCCTAAAACACATTTACAAAAACTATTAATACATGTGGCATGGATACAATGACTTTTATGTTTGTTAGTGGTTACCTTGTGTCACCTATAAGGCAATACAACAAAGAACATGTTGCCGAGGCCACCCACTGGGAAAATCCAACACCAACAACAAAAGCGTCAGCAACAAGAATGTATGAAACattacaaaagtttatttattgagaATCATATAAAAAATGCATCATAGCAATTAATAAGCACAGTGTACACAGCTGGAAGAAAAGGCAGGAACATACAGGCTCAAAGTGAAGGGTATTAGAATGAAAAGAACACTGACAAACGTTGCATAAACAGGGGACTCAAATGAAGAAATGCAGTCAATGCAGAGAGGCTAAATAAACTGAGTACAAGTGCAACAACAGTCAGAGAAAAGGACAAGTGTATATTACCACAACAGAGCCATGTAGttacctgcacctaccccaacgcacgtttcacgccaatgcgcttcgtcaggcaACGTTTGTCAGTGTTCTTTTCATTCTAATACCCTTCACTTTGAGCCTGTATGTTCCTGCCTTTTCTTCCAGCtgtgtacactgtgctttttaattgctatgatgcattttttatattattctcaataaataaacttttgtaatGTTTCATACATTCTTGTTTCTGACACTTTTGTTGTTGGTGTTGGTAGTGGTTACCTTGTGTTGAAaaaagttgcatttttttttcgtcTGCAAATCCAGTTCCTTCACTCATTTTTAGACCTCCATGATATGCAGTTTGCAACCTGCTCCTCGCTTCATTTTCTTCAAGTGCACATTACGTATGAGCtctacatattgggggagatttattaaaacctgtctagaggaaaagttgctgagttgcccatagcaaccaatcagatcacttccttcATCAAGAAGCAATGTGaaagaaaaggcctctgcaaaatgaaagaagcgatctgattggttgctatgggcaactcagcaacttttcctctagacaggttttgataaatctcccccatagagtatatTTTAGGAAAAGCTTTAATTATACATGCATATCAAACATATGCACTGGGCACCATTAACCCAACAGTGGTCAAAAAGTCTTATTGAAGAGTGTCCACCTGGCCTTTGgttgatgtttattttttttttcaactataaAGTTGAAATCAGATTGTGCATTTCTAGACAGAGTACTAATGCACACACCAAACACATTGCTCTTAACATTATTTGTGTTACATAAAGTGCGGTATAAAGACTGACATgcagtattagttttttttaaattaggttTATTAGCTTATTATTATTAGGTTTATGTGCATAGTTTCTCATGATAAAATATTCTTGCAGTTACTCTCTCACCACCGCTACCAGAGCGCTAAGCGCATTGCTGTTTTTCTGAATATGTCTGATGAGATCCAGACTGGAGACATCATACGTGACATTTTCCGTCAAGACAAATCTTGCTTTATTCCACGTTACCAGCCTCGCAGTACACATATGGATATGGTGAGCCTCGGTTCACTGGAGGAAATCAACCTGTTACCAGTAACCACATGGAACGTACGCCAGCCTGGAGAAGAAGACTGCAGACAGGAGGCATTGGCCACTGGTGAGAGCCTCTGTAGGGTTATATTTTGTCAATCTACTCAGGTCACATTTGTTTTGTAGGAATAGTCTTCTGTCATGGTATACCAAATACAAGAATTATAtcattttcatcaatttttttaaactattggGGTTTATGGAATTTTTAAGGTAAAAAAGCAGAGAGAGCAATGAACTACTTTGAAGGAATGAACACAAGTATAAGCCTAGAAACGCATATGCAGTTTTAAATAGCATTTTTGAGCCAAATCCAAAAGAAATAGGAACAAATAACTTGACAGTATTCTTCTGATTTCGGGGGTCCTGTCTATCCTCTATCTTTTTGGTAATAAAAACCTGTTAAAAGAGAATCGATCACTGCAACTAGATCTCTCCTTTTATAAGATAACATACTTCCTTCATACTGTATTTTCAGTTTATCCATAGCACTGTAGGGAGGAGAAATTTGAATGGAGATACAACTCATCATTGGAGTGTTAAATGATGGTGAAGAAGAAGCTTTTTCAAGTGTTCGTTGAGGGTTTCCATTGATCAATGGGGTCCCCATTGGATAGGAGACAACCATGTTTGGTGGAAAACCGTTTGAAATGACTCCAAAAAGTAAAATTAGTTTAAAACAACAGCAACTTCTACCTATAGCCCTTCTGCTAACTCAGATTTTGCAATAGCTAGGACTCCAAAGGGTGAATATCGCTGGTGAAATATATTACATTTCTGCAATTTTTCTTTATGGCTATGGACACATTTCCTAGTTTTTGATGCATTTTTATCTTATATAGAATAAAATACTGTAATTGGTTTTAATACATGTTTACAGTTTTTCTTGTGCAGGTTACACTGTAAACTGCTCAGATCTGTTCAGTCTTAATCCCAACAACTGGCTTCTTGTTGACTCAATCATCAGCCGTCTTCTCATTCTTGTGAATGGTCATCTAACCACAGATTATATCAGATTGGAGCTTAGATGTGCCTTTATTAGAAGAATGAGTATAGTCTGAATATTGAACCAACATGAGCTGGCTATAAGGATTAAGATCCATTGAAGTTGAGCAGCTTGCAGTGTATTGTAAGAAGTGTAAGCTGCAAAAATGGTGAAAATAATGTTCTAAAACCAacttcagaaatgttttattctgcataaaatatattattcacaaaaaatatgtaaaggtgtccatagcctttgaATTGCCACAATTATTACGAAGGCATTAGCAGCAACCTACAATGTAACCTGACATCCCTCTAGATTTCGGTATCTACAGACACCTTGCCCTTTTGCTATTATAGCTGGCTGATGCAAGCAATATTAGATAACTAAAGGTTTCAGTAAAGCCCCAGTCATAAACTCTTGAAAATGTACAACAACTACTTATATACAAACAAATTATTACAGGAGGACTGGATCTTGTGCTTGTACCAGGACTTGGATTTGACGACAAAGGTCACCGTTTGGGAAGGGGTAAAGGCTATTATGATACTTTCTTAGAGCGCTACAGTCGTCATCTTTCTGACAAACCATATACCATCGCTTTGGCTTTTCAAGAGCAGATTTGTGACTCCATCCCTGTAACGGAAAATGATTTTGAGATAGATGAAGTCATCTGCGCCTGAGACCCGGAGATGCTAAAGAAATGACGACGTGATAATTTTCCAATCTCGACAGCGTCTTGCCCTTAGATCTTTCCTTCCTCTTCATTTAACCACCGTTCAGTTGTACCTGCTATCAGAATAAAGCTATGCTCCATATTCTCGAAACCTCATTAGTCTCATCTTTTCTAATATAGCTGAAAGAGAAAGTGTGTGAACTCTTTATTTCTGCATGAATGGCTCAGAAATCTGATGTAATTTGGATAAAAGAACGTAAATATATTCAGATGGGATGTCCAAGATTCAGGCAAATTCCCCAAGCAGGAAAGATCTATAAGAATGGAAAAGTAATATGAAAATGTCTTAATTAACTTGCCATCAAAATCCTTATCTGGCAGCTGTCAATGTGGTGTATAGTCTAGGCTTCAGTAACACGAAGGGGGGGTTCACTCAGTAAGTGCTGTATCACTCCTAGCTTTTTATTCCTAAGGTTGTTTTGGTTTGACCCCTACAATTTAACACTTATGTATtaacggggacatttatcatggtttgctttggtaagtgagttctataggcatttttttttttttgctttgggtttGCTTATCATACAcgcatttatcatactatcacagggggttgataaatttggctcacataagcaaaaaccaataatcactttggaataccattttcttagcacacataagcaaaaaaaaaaataaaatgtatgtgtttttcctcctaaatgtacttacacgttttttttttcttttcaggtccgtctatcctgtgggctacttcagatttggtggactaagatgaccagcgtttttttgtttaatattaacaacattttgtaacaagggcttgtgggggagtgttttttttttggaatgtttttttaaatgtgttttttttatttactttacaggctcagtagtggaagccgtcttatagactgagtcatatactaagctggggcttagcgttagccccaaaaacagctagcgctaaccccagattattaccccggtaaccaccaccacaggggtgttgggaagagccggtaccaacaggcccagagcgtcaaaaattgcgcttctgggcctaggtggtaacaggctggcgttatttaggctggggagggccagtaacaatggtcctcgcccaccgtggtaacgttaggctgttgctgtttgtttggtgtctggctgagaataaaaatacagggaacccaatgtgtttttcttttattattaaaattatttatgggggaaaaataaatgcatagggttccccatattttcattctcagccagataccaaccaagcagcaacagcctgacattaccagggtgggcgaagaccattgttactggccctccccagactaataccagcctgttactgcttaggcccaggagtgccatatttgacgctccgagcctgttggtaccggctcttcccgacacccctgtggttgtgggtactggggtaataattgtggGTTAGTGCTATCTGTTTTTGGTGCTAAGCCCTGGCttccactattaaaggggtattccaggcaaaaacatttttatcccctaaccaaaggataggggataagatgtctgttcgcggggggcccgccgcttggaccccccgcgatttccctgcagcacccgcattctatgtgagagctgcgtctccagtttcggaaacctccgggtttccgggacgggggacgtgatgtcacgccacgccccctccattcatgtctatgagagagggtgtgatggctgtcacgccccctcccatagacatgaatggagggggcgtggcgtgacatcacgtccccagtcccggaaacccggaggtttccaaaactggagactcagctcctgcatagaatgcgggtgctgcagggagatcgcggggggtcccagtagcgggctccccgcaatcagacatcttatcccctatcctttggataggggataaaatgtttttgcccggaataccccttttaagtctgtaaagtaaataaaataaaaaaaaatgtttaaaaaacttttattccaaaaacactccctcacaagtcctcgttaaccattttattaacattaaacaaaaaaaacaaaaaacactggtcatcgtcgtagtccacaggatacacggatctgaaatgaggagaaagaaaactagaaaataaattagtacatttattgtaacccaccTGAACATTTCCCGCCTGCACCGCacagcatgactacaactcccagcatgcccttacagtaaggacataatgggagttgtagtcatgcagcagggctggggggagatgtgcaagcggtgacaagcttgtcaccttcccccactgcatgactacagctccaagcatgcccttacagtaaggacatgctgggagttgtagtcatgcggcacaGGCAGAGGACAAGCTTGTCATCCACCCCCCCCATCTAACACACTCCCCccgtgccacacaactacaattcccagcatgtccttatagTAAGGACATGCACGAAGTTGCAGTGATGTGTGGgggagggtgacaagcttgtcaccctcctgtacatctcctacTTGCTTGTCCCACCGTGCCTGTGAAAACGAAAGttgaaaaaaaggcacaaaaaagtctCACCTGTAACATTTTGCACAGCTTCGCTCCCCTACCACCCGCCCACATATACCACCCACCCGCTagctattgcaggactacaactctcagcatgcccttacagtgaggacatgctgggatttgtagtcccaaCACCTTGCAGGCAGGTGGTGG is drawn from Hyla sarda isolate aHylSar1 chromosome 4, aHylSar1.hap1, whole genome shotgun sequence and contains these coding sequences:
- the MTHFS gene encoding 5-formyltetrahydrofolate cyclo-ligase isoform X1, with product MASIQAAKRALRAQLKQKLAALSDLEKLQQSQAVTRKLLSHHRYQSAKRIAVFLNMSDEIQTGDIIRDIFRQDKSCFIPRYQPRSTHMDMVSLGSLEEINLLPVTTWNVRQPGEEDCRQEALATGGLDLVLVPGLGFDDKGHRLGRGKGYYDTFLERYSRHLSDKPYTIALAFQEQICDSIPVTENDFEIDEVICA
- the MTHFS gene encoding 5-formyltetrahydrofolate cyclo-ligase isoform X2 produces the protein MEQCLSEKTSHLLSHHRYQSAKRIAVFLNMSDEIQTGDIIRDIFRQDKSCFIPRYQPRSTHMDMVSLGSLEEINLLPVTTWNVRQPGEEDCRQEALATGGLDLVLVPGLGFDDKGHRLGRGKGYYDTFLERYSRHLSDKPYTIALAFQEQICDSIPVTENDFEIDEVICA
- the MTHFS gene encoding 5-formyltetrahydrofolate cyclo-ligase isoform X3, which translates into the protein MSDEIQTGDIIRDIFRQDKSCFIPRYQPRSTHMDMVSLGSLEEINLLPVTTWNVRQPGEEDCRQEALATGGLDLVLVPGLGFDDKGHRLGRGKGYYDTFLERYSRHLSDKPYTIALAFQEQICDSIPVTENDFEIDEVICA